The DNA sequence AAAAATCGATGAAGCCATCGTAAAAGTCCGTGATATTCTGCAAGAATTCAATGTGAAAGCATACGACGAGAAGAAACATACCGGAAATATCCGTCACATCATGATTCGCCGCGGTTATTACACAGGCGAAATGATGGTTGTCTTAGTGACGCGTACGGCGAAATTGTTCCCGCAAAGCAAAATTATTCCGGCTATCTTGGAAGCTTTACCGGAAGTGGTCAGCATCGTCCAAAACGTGAACCCGAAACAAAACAATGTCATTCTGGGTGACGAAACTATCGTCTTGCACGGCGAAGATTTGTACCACGACAAGTTGATGGGCCATACATTTGCCATCTCTTCCCGCTCGTTCTATCAAGTGAACCCGATCCAAACGGAAAAACTTTATAAATTGGCGATCGAAGCTGCACAATTGACCGGCGAAGAAACTGTCATCGATGCTTATTGCGGAATCGGAACAATCTCCTTGTCGTTGGCTGAAAAAGCGAAACACGTGTACGCGATGGAAGTTGTTCCGGATGCCGTCAAAATGGCTGAAATGAACGCTGCAGCAAACAACATCGACAACATTACTTTCGAAGTCGGCGCTGCCGAAGAAGTAATGCCGAAATGGGCTGCTGAAGGCGTCAAAGCGGATGTCTTGGTTGTCGATCCGCCGCGCAAAGGCTTGGAACCGGCTTTCATCGAAGCTGCTTTGGAAATCGCTCCTGAGCGTATCGTCTACGTCAGCTGCAACCCAGCTACTATGGCACGCGACCTACAGTTATTCCACGAAGGCGGCTACAGCGTAGGCAGCATCCAACCAGTGGATCTGTTCCCGCAAACACTGCATGTTGAATCTGTCGTTGCGTTGACAAAAATAAAATAAATAGCAGAATCGGAAATGCCCGGGAATGAAGGGCTTCCGATAACTGAATGATTCACTTATCACAAAAATGCTGAA is a window from the Trichococcus shcherbakoviae genome containing:
- the rlmD gene encoding 23S rRNA (uracil(1939)-C(5))-methyltransferase RlmD; the encoded protein is MKKQYTVAPVIKNEKMTVTFEDLTSEGMGVAKVEGYPLFVADGLPGERATIKVTKVGKSFGFARIEERLSSSPDRIPTRDVKGTRVGTMPLQNLRYSAQLAFKKNNVEQVMKRIAKMPEVEVKPTIGMENPWGYRNKAQIPVRQKDGKLITGFFRTNTHELIPMENFQIQDPKIDEAIVKVRDILQEFNVKAYDEKKHTGNIRHIMIRRGYYTGEMMVVLVTRTAKLFPQSKIIPAILEALPEVVSIVQNVNPKQNNVILGDETIVLHGEDLYHDKLMGHTFAISSRSFYQVNPIQTEKLYKLAIEAAQLTGEETVIDAYCGIGTISLSLAEKAKHVYAMEVVPDAVKMAEMNAAANNIDNITFEVGAAEEVMPKWAAEGVKADVLVVDPPRKGLEPAFIEAALEIAPERIVYVSCNPATMARDLQLFHEGGYSVGSIQPVDLFPQTLHVESVVALTKIK